A stretch of DNA from Bacillus alveayuensis:
AGCGGTTGGCATATTGACAGATGGCTATGTTGACCGCAAAAAAATGTTTGTTCATGTTATGAAATTATTAGTTGGACAATGGACATATCAAAATAAAGAGAAAGTGAAATGACCAGTTAAGAGGCTGTCAAGTGTCAGACACTGCAACAAGACACTTAACAGCCTTTTTGTTTTACCGATTATTTATTTTCCTCTTCAAATATGTAGGATAAGACTTTTAATGCTTGGTTTACGGTTTCAACTGTGACATTTGCTTTATTCGACAGTTCTTTTAGCGGGTGATGCAAAGCTTCTGGTCTGATTAATATTAACGGTTTATTCAACGCAACAGCTGTACTAGCATCCATAGCAGTGTTCCATTGCTTGTATTTTTCTCCAAATAATGCAATCACAAGATCTGCTTTTTGCATTAAAACAGTTGTCCGGAGATTATTAATTTTAGAAGCAGCTTCATCTTTAAAAATGGCATTCGGTTGTGTACCTAATATTTCTTCCCCAATGTGGTCAGAACGCTCATGATTTTCCATTGGCCCTACAAATTTGACAGGGAGTTGTAGTGCTTGCGCTTTTTCCTTTATTTCTTGTCTCCAATTGCTATGAATTTCCCCGGCAAGGTAAACAATTAATTCCATAAAATCCCTCCTTCAATATTTTCCTTTTATTTTAACATGATTCATATAGAAACCGAAAATGAGGATGTCCCATTACTCTTGTCAATATTTTTGTGAAAAGGTTATTATAAATGTTAGAGTCCTAGGAAAAAGGAGGAAGCAGCAAGTGAGGCTATTTAAAATTGCTTTCATATATAGTTTTGCCTTTACGTTATTGGTAGGCTGCTCGATATCAAAAGAAGAAGTAAAACAATCGGCTATAGCATCAATCAAGATCGCTTTTCAAGAAGATTCTGTTAAGGCAAATGAAACGAATGATCAGTTCTCGTTTTATTTGCCTGACACTTTTGATATAGAATCGGCTTCAGGCAGCAATCTGATTTTGTCAGAAGGGGAGCAGCAATATATTTTATTCGTCAATAAAAATGAAAAAAGAAATAGTAAGCTTTTATATCAAAAGGGGATCGATACGGCAACAGATATACTTGTGAATGAAACGATGGAGACCGATGATGAGTTTAAATATACAATTATTATTAAACTGAATGAAAAAGTATATGAAGTGATTACAGGAATAGGCGGAATAAAAATGACAACTCACGCTAATAGTCAAGATGTTGACGATAGTGTAAGAAAAATGATCAAAATTGTTCAATCTGTCCAATACTAAGCTTGCCCGCGGTAAATGCCGGGGGTTTTTCTTTCGAACTGATTAAAGAGGAGTGTTTGTATGAAAAGCTTTTTACAAAAAAAAGGGGTATCTTTATCGATAAAAGTATATTTAATTGATGCATTAAGCTATATGGCTCTCGGATTATTTTCTTCTCTGATCATCGGCCTTATCATTAAAACAATTGGAGAGCAATTGCAATTTGAGCCTTTCGTTGATATTGGAACGTTAGCGATGGGGCTAATGGGACCGGCAATTGGTGGAGCCATTGCTTATGGTCTTCAGGCACCTCCATTAGTATTATTTTCTAGTATCATTTGTGGTGCTGCTGGTGCAACATTAGGTGGTCCAGCAGGTAGTTATGCGGCCTCTTTATTAGCGACTGAAGTTGGGAAGCTAATAAGTAAAGAAACAAAAGTGGATATCATCTTAACACCATTTGTCACGATTTGCACAGGCTATGTTGTTGCCACCTTTATTGGTCCGTACATAGATAGCTTCATGAAAGGTTTTGGAGAGCTTGTGATGTGGGCAACAGAACAGCGGCCGCTGATCATGGGGATGTTAGTGGCGGTTTTAATGGGTCTTGCTTTAACCGCACCCATTTCTA
This window harbors:
- a CDS encoding YtoQ family protein (product_source=TIGR03646; cath_funfam=3.40.50.9200; cog=COG3613; pfam=PF11071; superfamily=52309; tigrfam=TIGR03646), whose amino-acid sequence is MELIVYLAGEIHSNWRQEIKEKAQALQLPVKFVGPMENHERSDHIGEEILGTQPNAIFKDEAASKINNLRTTVLMQKADLVIALFGEKYKQWNTAMDASTAVALNKPLILIRPEALHHPLKELSNKANVTVETVNQALKVLSYIFEEENK
- a CDS encoding hypothetical protein (product_source=Hypo-rule applied; cath_funfam=3.90.950.10; superfamily=49401) → MRLFKIAFIYSFAFTLLVGCSISKEEVKQSAIASIKIAFQEDSVKANETNDQFSFYLPDTFDIESASGSNLILSEGEQQYILFVNKNEKRNSKLLYQKGIDTATDILVNETMETDDEFKYTIIIKLNEKVYEVITGIGGIKMTTHANSQDVDDSVRKMIKIVQSVQY
- a CDS encoding putative membrane protein (product_source=COG3641; cog=COG3641; ko=KO:K07035; pfam=PF13303; superfamily=53901; transmembrane_helix_parts=Outside_1_16,TMhelix_17_39,Inside_40_51,TMhelix_52_74,Outside_75_78,TMhelix_79_101,Inside_102_121,TMhelix_122_144,Outside_145_163,TMhelix_164_186,Inside_187_192,TMhelix_193_215,Outside_216_245,TMhelix_246_265,Inside_266_271,TMhelix_272_294,Outside_295_297,TMhelix_298_320,Inside_321_337), which codes for MKSFLQKKGVSLSIKVYLIDALSYMALGLFSSLIIGLIIKTIGEQLQFEPFVDIGTLAMGLMGPAIGGAIAYGLQAPPLVLFSSIICGAAGATLGGPAGSYAASLLATEVGKLISKETKVDIILTPFVTICTGYVVATFIGPYIDSFMKGFGELVMWATEQRPLIMGMLVAVLMGLALTAPISSAAIALMLDLHGLAAGAATIGCSAQMIGFAVISYKENGIGGLFAQGLGTSMLQVPNIVKNPRVLIPPTVAGAILAPIGTILFDMTNNAAGAGMGTSGLVGQIMTFTTMGFSMNTLWSVILLHFIGPAVISLILSNWMRKKGLIKLGDLKIHTGE